CCGGCCAGGGCCTTCATGAGCGTGGACTTGCCCGCGCCGTTTTCGCCCAGCAGCACGTGGACTTCGCCGGGAAGGACGTCGAGGCGCACTTCGGCGAGTGCGACGACCCCGGGAAAGGTCTTGGTGAGGGCCCGGACTTCGAGAATGGGCGCTTGCTGCGGAACCACGCTCGATTATATCAACCCCCGACATCGGGGCCCCCGGAGCGGCCGCCGTTTACAAGGCCGCGGGGGCCCACTTGCCGCCCTTGACCTCCCACAGGATGAACCCGGCGCGCGTGAGATCGCCCTTGGCATCGAAGGAGATCTTGCCGGTGACGCCCGGAAAGTCCCGGGTCCTGGCGATTTCTTGCGCTACCTCCCGGGGCGCGGGCGTCCTGGCCCGCTTGATGGCTGCCAGCAGGATGCGCGCCGCGTCGTAGGCATAGCCCGAATAAGGACCGGGCGGTCCGAACTTCGCGGTGTAACGCCGATCGAAGTCGGCGGCCGCCGGTGCGGGGAAGGTCACCATCGCGCCTTCGGCCGCCTTGGCCCCGGCCAGCGACACGAAGGTGGGATCCAGCGTGGCGTCGCCAGCGAGGAATCGCGCCTTGATCCCCAGGTTGCGCGCCTGGCGCAGCAACGGGCCGGCATCCTGGTACTCCCCGCCGAAGTAGAGGAGATCGGGCTTGCCGGCGCGCAACCGCGTGAGCGTCGCCGAGAAGTCCTTCTCGCCGCTGGCTACCCCGTCGAAGAAAAGGACCTGGCCGCCGGCGGCCTCGAAGGCCTTGCGGAACTCGGTGGCCAGGCCCTGGCCGTAGGCGTTTTTGTTATGCAGGACCGCGGCCGTGCGGGCACCGAGCTTTCGGCTCTCGCGGGCGGCAATCAGCCCCTGCTGATCGTCCCGACCGATGACGCGGAAGACGGTCTTCAGCCCCCGATCGGTCACGCGGGGATTGGTGGAGACCGTCAGCACCGGGACCCAGGCAGGCGCATACACCTCTGCGGTCACCGGGATGGTCACCCCGCTGTTGTAGGGCCCGACGACGCCCAGCACTCCCGAGGTCACCAGGTGGCGCGCCGCCAGGATCCCTTCCCGCGGATCGCCCTTGTCGTCACCCACGAGGATCTCGGCCGCAGGACCGCCGGCGGCCTTGGCCTCGTCGACGGCCAGACGCGTCGCGTTGCGCATGTCCTGGCCCTGCTTCGCCAGGGAGCCCGTCATGGGGCCCTGCATACCGATGCGTGGCAGCGCTGCCCGGGCCGGCAAGGCGACAGCCAGGAGCGTCACGAGGCCCAGGAGCAGGCGAGCTTTCATGCCCGAGGATCTTAGC
This DNA window, taken from Candidatus Tanganyikabacteria bacterium, encodes the following:
- a CDS encoding branched-chain amino acid ABC transporter substrate-binding protein — encoded protein: MKARLLLGLVTLLAVALPARAALPRIGMQGPMTGSLAKQGQDMRNATRLAVDEAKAAGGPAAEILVGDDKGDPREGILAARHLVTSGVLGVVGPYNSGVTIPVTAEVYAPAWVPVLTVSTNPRVTDRGLKTVFRVIGRDDQQGLIAARESRKLGARTAAVLHNKNAYGQGLATEFRKAFEAAGGQVLFFDGVASGEKDFSATLTRLRAGKPDLLYFGGEYQDAGPLLRQARNLGIKARFLAGDATLDPTFVSLAGAKAAEGAMVTFPAPAAADFDRRYTAKFGPPGPYSGYAYDAARILLAAIKRARTPAPREVAQEIARTRDFPGVTGKISFDAKGDLTRAGFILWEVKGGKWAPAAL